The Rhodanobacteraceae bacterium DNA segment TATGCCCCAGCAGCGACCAACACAGTTGCCGCAACGACAGCGACTGGTCGGAAGGCTGGCTCTTGTACCGTGACGACAATCACAATGGTCGCTTTGACCCGGTGGAGCAACTGCTGCTCAGCCAGCAGCTCGATCCCAGACTGATCGGTATCCGCAGCAACACTGGCAGACGCCAGATCACATATCGTAACCTTGGCGAATCGGCCGGCGCCAATGCCAGTTTCGTCATTTGCAGCCGTCGTGACCCGCATTTCGGCGGTCAGGTCATCATTGCCAATTCCGGCCGCGTGCGCAGCCTGAGCTTTGCACCACTGGAGACCTGTGCCGCCATCTGATTCCGCGCGGCGACCCCGAGAATGGTTGACCGCACACGCCAGCAAAGGACCCTATCAACGATGTCGACACGCCCGAACGCCGCCGCCGAAGTCCCCTTCTGGGAGCGCTTGCGGCCGATGCTGGCCTACCCGCTGCATTCCGAGGCCCTGCTGACCATCACGCTGCTGGCCTTCCTGCGACTGCTGGGCTACTTGCCCGGTGTCGGCTTCATCCTGAATATCGTGATTGCCGCCGCCACGCTGAAATACGCGGCCGAGGTGCTGAGCTCGACCGCCAACGGCATCATGGAAGCGCCCAGTGGCTACAACACCCCGGATTCGGTGGGCTGGGTGGTGCTGAAGGTGCAGGTGCTGTTGTGGATCATCGGCATCTTGCTGGTCATCGGCGCAATGGCAGCCGGCCTGCCCGCATTGGCCTGGATTCTGGGCATCGCCGTCGCCCTGGGCGCCCCCGCCGCATTGATGTCGGCCGCCATCGACCAGGACACCCTGGGCGCGCTCAATCCCTCGCTCTGGATGGCCACGCTGACGCGCATCGGCTGGCCCTACATCGGCGCCGCCCTGCTCTGTCTAGTCCTGATGATCAGCGAAGGCAACGCCCGGGCGATGATGCTGCCCTTCCTGCCGGGACCGCTGGCTGTGGTCGGCCATTATTTCATCGCCAACTATGCC contains these protein-coding regions:
- a CDS encoding GspH/FimT family pseudopilin encodes the protein MNFPCHRTGRNHGFSALELILVLLVASIVLAVAIPSFKTMGSSTQVRTAKNALILGLQRARAEALSTGRNVVLCPSSDQHSCRNDSDWSEGWLLYRDDNHNGRFDPVEQLLLSQQLDPRLIGIRSNTGRRQITYRNLGESAGANASFVICSRRDPHFGGQVIIANSGRVRSLSFAPLETCAAI